The nucleotide sequence CAAAATACCTTTGTACTTCATCCCTTTCCTTTAATTCGTATTCTATTTTTTCATGATGAACTTCAGAGATTTCTTCATTGGAAATCCTAGCAATAGATATGTATGCTATAGGCTTATCAGAATCGTTGTTTTCATCAGGCCCCACATAACCTGTCACCGCAATGGAAAAATCACTCATAAATAGTTTTAACGCTCCTATAGCCAATTCCCTGGCTACTTTATCAGAAACACTATTACATTTGATTGCATGGATAGGTTCTACTCCCAGATGCCTGACTTTTTGCCCTATGTTATAAGTTGTTATACCTCCCTGATAAAAATCAATAGCCATTGAAACAGATGCTAAAAGCGCTTGGATATTTCCGCCAGTCACACTTTCCGCAACTGAAACGGTCTGGTTATTGGAGATTAAAATGTCTTTTATCAAATCAAGATCTGAATGTATGGAGCTCATAATACAAAAACTAACGTTTCAATCCTTATATAATAATTTCACACAAGACGTATTGTTTGCGAAGTCGATTAAAGAATAAAAATTGCTTTCTAAAAAATATAGAAACACTATAATTTCTTACTTAAATCTGCAGAAATACAGTTGATAATTGTCTTGATTTATGAATTAGAATTCATTACCTAATTCAAGTTAAGTCTAAATGAAATTCTAAGTTATTCACTTCCATATTGTTTGCTAATAAAGCACATCTTGTCCAAGAGGCAATCTGAAACGAAGTAATATAAGGCTTTGTTCTAACTGGAAGGGATTTAATAAAATATTTTATAAATAGAAACATATGGCAAATGATAAAAAAAATGTATTGATTACTGGAGGAACCAGTGGGATCGGGCTCGAACTGGCAAAGTTATTTGCTCAGGAAGGTTTCGACCTTGTCCTAGTTGCCAGGGACTTTTCAGAACTCCAGGCAATTTCAGTAGAATTTCACCATCAATTTGGCATTCAAGTAATCACTATTGAAAAAGATTTATCAAAAAAAGACGCACCATTTGAAGTCTGTGAAGAAATAAGATCTAAAAACATCCAAATTGATATATTGGTAAACAATGCAGGACAAGGTGCTTATGGAAAGTTTTCTGAGACAGATATAAATCGCGAATTGGAAATCATTCAATTGAATATCGCTGCATACGTTGTACTGACAAAGTACTTCCTAAAAGATATGCTTTCAAGAAATGAAGGAAGGATATTAAATGTTGCCTCAATTGCAGGAAAAATGCCCGGTCCATGGCAATCTGTATACCATGGAACTAAAGCATTTGTTCTTTCCTGGACAGAGGCAATACAACAGGAAATTAAAGATACGAATATAACAATCACATCTCTTCTGCCAGGTGCTACAGCAACTGACTTCTTTCATAAAGCGGATATGGAGGAAGCAACATTGGTACAGAAAGGAGATTTAGCTGATCCGGAACAGGTAGCAAAAGATGGATATAAAGCATTGATGTCAGGAGAACTAAAAGTAGTTTCAGGTTGGAAAAATAAAGCACAAGTAGTCATGAGTGGCATTCTTCCTGATAAAGCTGTTGCAGCAATGTCAGAAAAGCAAAACAAACCTGCTGAATAAAATTCAATGTCCTGCACTGGCAGACAAAACTATTGCAGGACTTTTTAAATTTAAACAGTTCACTTGTAGGAAATTTATCTGTAAAATAAATTAGGTAATAAATGAACTATTATGAGTAGAATATAATAGTTCATATTTAACATTTTTTTTCTTAAAGATTTCCTGTTTGTATATTCTTGACTGATTGTAGATTTCAATATTTCCAGATTTACTTTTTCTTCGGCTTTGATTTTTTTGCAGCCGTTCAATTAACAGAGATGTCATAAATCATCCCGTTTACCGAAACCTTCTCTGAAAAGTGATTGTTCCTTAACAAGCCCTTTAATAAGACTGAATAACTATTTTAATAAAAGATTACGAACGTTTTATTTATACGAATTGTATAAACGTAATCACAACTCAAATAAGAATGAATTTAACTCCATCAGAAGCTCCTCTTACTGAACATCAGGTAAAAAAAGGATTAAACCTGATCGTGAAAGACGGTCTCATGGCAGAAGCAATGGCAACCTTTACAGGTGGTGCGTTTTTAGTATCTTATGCATTAAAGTTGGGAGCATCAAATTTTCAGATTGGATTGCTGGCTTCGATGCCTACTTTAACAAATCTTTTCCAATTACTGGCAATTTATTTGATATACCTGATTGGAAACAGGAGAAAACTTTCAGTAGCAACTTCTTTGTTTGCAAGGCTTCCATTGTTATTTATAAGTCTTATTCCATTTCTATTTTCACCATCTACAGGATTATCTCTCTTGATTCTGTTTCTTTCCTTTCATTATATATTAGGAGCAATAAGCGGCTGTAGCTGGAATTCATGGATGAAAGACCTTGTACCTGAAGATCAACTTGGAACTTATTTTTCAAACAGAAGCCGGCTTATACAAATGTTAAATGTGGCGTTGAGCCTGGCTTGTGCTTTCTTCCTGGATTTTATAAAATCAAAGTTTCCTCAATGGGAAATGAACACATATTCAATTATGTTTTTTCTTGGCGGTCTGGCAGGATTATATGGGGTTTATATCGTATCAAAAGTTCCTGAACCTAAATTAGCAGCTATCAAGACAAATGTATTTAGACTTTTCAAAACTCCATTCAAAGAGAAAAACTTTAGAAATCTTTTAATATTTAATTCATTCTGGGCTTTTGCTGTAAACCTTGCAGCCCCCTTCTTCAGTGTATATCTTCTGAAGATGTTGAATTTACCATTATCTTATGTTATCGGTTTTTCTATTCTTAGTCAGGCAACAAACATTCTCTTTATAAGAGTTTGGGGAAAATACTCTGACAAATACAGCAATAAAACCATACTCAGAATATGCGGTCCAATATATCTGTGTTGCATATTTGCATTTACATTCACAACGATGCCTCATGCACATGGTCTCACACTACCATTGCTTGTTCTGATTTATATGTTTAATGGAATTTCGGTTGCAGGAATAAATCTTTCCCTAACAAACATAGGAATGAAGCTTGCCCCTAAAGAGGGAGAAGCAACAGCATTCCTGACAATAAGAGGTCTGACAAATGCATTCTTTGCAGGAATTGCACCTATCATTGGTGGGTATTTTGTAGACTTCTTTTCAAAAAGAGAATTGTCGTTCAACTTTGAATGGAAAGCACCAGACGGTGATTTCGTCTTACATACATTAAATATTCAAACCTGGGACTTCTTCTTCTTGTTTGCATTCTTATTGGGTATAGTTGCATTATACAGACTATCCTATGTGAAAGAAAAAGGCGATGTACATCAGAAAGTTGTAATAAATGAAATATCCTCAAGCTTCAGAAAGGAATTAAAAAGTAATGCTATGTTCCAGGGAATCAAAAGCATGTTTTATATACCATTTTCATTTTTCTCAATACTTAAGAGAAAGAGAAGAATTTATAAATACAAAGTAAAGAAGAAAGCAACCAGCGGCGTTTCAAAATTGGTTTCTATCTCTGAAAGCCCAAAAGGACATCATTCCAAAGAAAGTAAATTAATAAAAGCTTAACTGAAAATCTCTTTAATCAGGTTTGCACCAATATTGTAAGATTAGGCTCCCGGGATGGTTTAATCAGCTGCTTAACTGCTGACAAAATCACTTCGGGAGTTATCTCTTTCGGTTTATTAACAAAAGACTTTTTATAAGCATAACTAATTATAGTATTTTTGCTTTGCGTATCAAGAGGAACATCAAATGGTAAAACCTCGTGAGGAACACACCATGGAGCATGTTGAGGATTAGTAAGTGCATACAGAACAACAACAGGTGTCTGAGTTGCAGCTGCAATATGCACGCTCCCTGTATTATTCGACACTACAACTTTAGCTTTTTTAATTAAGGAAATAAACTCTCCCAGATTTAATTCTCCTGCTAAATTAAAAACTTTATTATTAGTCTTATTTTCTATAACTTCTGCCAGGTTTCTTTCCTCCTTATTACCTGTCACCACTACTGGCAATCCTAATGAGTTTATCATTAAAAGGGTAGCTTCAGAAAATTTCTCCAGACAGAACATTCTCTTTTCTTCACTGGCTCCGGGGTGTATAACAATATATTCATTTTCCATAATCCCCTTTCTCTTCATTAGTTCTGTCAGGTTTGTATCATAATATTCAGGAAGACAAATATTCAATTCTTTATTTGTGGTAAAACTTCCCGTATATCCTACCAAATCCAGCTGTCTTGTAACTTCATGTTTTATTTCTGTAAGAGGCTCTGTTTCCGGTACCCAGTCAGAAATGAGTTTATAAGGATTTTCACGACAATACCCTAATACTCTTGGAATTCCTGCCAGATGGCATAGCATAGCTGCTGGCAAAGGATTCTGACTATATACTGTAAAAATTATTGCACCATCATACTTTTCGTTTCTCAAGAATTCAATCATTTCTAAAGTTTGCATAGTAGAGATTTCACCTATATTTTTAACCCAAGGTGTGTCGAATACTATGATGCGGTCAATAGTAGGAATAAATTGCGCAATTGCTTTTCCTGAAGAAGAAGTTAGTAAAGTAATTTTTCTCTCCGGAAAACCTTCTTTTAAAGCTTTAAAAGCTGGGGTTGTCATAAGGACATCCCCCATGTTATCCAGACGAATGCACAGTATATTCCTAATATTCTGCCAATCTTTAAAATTTTCCATTTGATTCTATTTACGCATTTATCATACATTTATACAGCTTTAGAAGAAGGGCTGGAATCTTTAATTTTATTTATAATATTCGTTGTCGATTTATCTTCAATAAAACCTACGACCCTCACTTCTCCTCCAAACTCATTTACAATACTTGCTTCAGGAATGATTTTTGTCTTATAATCTCCACCTTTGACAAAAAAATCAGGTTTTATTGCCTGAATTATTTTTGAAGGTGAATCTTCTTCAAAAGATATTATAAAGTCAATTGTTGCTAAACCTGACAATACACTGATTCGATCTTCCAGACTATTTATCGGACGATCCTCCCCTTTAAGTCTTTTAATACTTATATCACTATTTAAGCCTACAATTAATATATCACCGAAACTCTTCGCCTGATTTAAAAGATCTATGTGTCCCTTGTGAAGAATATCAAAGCAGCCATTAGTAAAAACAATTTTTTTTCCGCTTACTCTGAATTTTTCAATTTTGCCAACAAGGCTTAACAACGAATTGAAATATTTTGGATTTCCACTAAAATAGCCTTTCAGTTCCTCAGCGCTGCAGCTACATGTTCCTTCTTTCTGAACAACAATTGATGCTGCAGCTGAGGCAATTTCCAAGGCTGCTTTGGCATCATTTTTACAACACAAAGAAAGTGCGAATGCACTTATAAATGTATCTCCTGCGCCTATGGCATTTCTATTGTCTCCAGGTATAGCTTTAATCCAAAAAGGTTCTTTACCTTTTTCAAATAAGAAAGATCCATCTGCATCCATTGTAGATATTACAACTTCAGCACCTGTAACTTCAAGCAATTTTTCACCTTTGACAGATACCTGTTTAATTCTGGCATTGTTAGTTATTTTAGAAAGATTTAAAAGGGTTACAGTCTCTTCATAATTTGGCTTTACAGCCTTAGGCTGTATGGATTTAAATTTTTTTAAATCTTTTGAGTCTATGACGAATATTTTTTCTTTTTCTGACTTTAGTTTCCTTAGATGCTTTATAACTGATTCAGTTAAAATTCCATACCCATAGTCAGAAAGTATAACAGCGTCAACACTATGATAAATCTTTTTTATTCTATCATATAATACTGATTCGGTTTCCGAAGAAATAGAATCTGTATTTCCTTCGTCAATTCTTAGAAGTATCGAGGATGATGCGGTGACTCTCCTTTTTGATAAAGTACTTCTATTTTTTTCCTGGATAATATAATCGGTATTAATCTTATTACTTTTAAGTACATCGATAAGCTCTTTACCATCATTATCTTTACCGAGCACTGTAATAAAAATTACCTCAGCACCTAATGCTGAACAATTTATTGCTGTATTGGCAGCTCCGCCGCATTCGTGAATTTGCTCTTCAACATTAATAATAGGAACCGGAGCTTCCCTGCTAAGACGCTCAGAATAACCTTTTATATATGTATCGAGAATGGCATCTCCAACGATCAATATTTTTTTACCCTCAAAATTCCCTATCAAATTATAGTATTGATTATTCATACCTTAAGCTTTCTGTTTAAATCAACAATACTTTCCAATGCATCTTTCAAATTCTCAGCAACAAAGTCTGGTCTCCTATATGGACCTAACAGCCATTCTGTTTCATTCCCATTGTTTATGAGTATCGTTTTACAACCGGCCCTGCTACCTGCTTCCACATCATTAAGAATATCTCCTATCATCCATGAATTGGATAAATTTATATCATGAATGTTGGCCGCTGTTAATATCATGCCTTCTTTAGGCTTTCTGCAACTACAGTCTCTTCGGTATTCAGGGTGAGTACTACCTGGATGATGAGGACAATAATAATAACCATCTAACCGGATTGAAAATCGATTTAAATAGGTGAATAAATATTCACCTACATTTTTAACTTCTTCTTCTTTGCAATATCCCAGGCCAACTCCAGACTGATTGGTAACCACTATAATTTTAAACCCCATGTCCTGTAATTCTTTTAGCCCCTTAAACGCATTTTCAAAAACAACAATTTTTTTTGTATCCACATTGTAGGGAATGTCTTTTATCAGTGTCCCATCTTTGTCAAGAAA is from Sporocytophaga myxococcoides DSM 11118 and encodes:
- a CDS encoding CinA family protein, with the translated sequence MSSIHSDLDLIKDILISNNQTVSVAESVTGGNIQALLASVSMAIDFYQGGITTYNIGQKVRHLGVEPIHAIKCNSVSDKVARELAIGALKLFMSDFSIAVTGYVGPDENNDSDKPIAYISIARISNEEISEVHHEKIEYELKERDEVQRYFAECAIRIFGEYLSKRTF
- a CDS encoding SDR family NAD(P)-dependent oxidoreductase, with the protein product MANDKKNVLITGGTSGIGLELAKLFAQEGFDLVLVARDFSELQAISVEFHHQFGIQVITIEKDLSKKDAPFEVCEEIRSKNIQIDILVNNAGQGAYGKFSETDINRELEIIQLNIAAYVVLTKYFLKDMLSRNEGRILNVASIAGKMPGPWQSVYHGTKAFVLSWTEAIQQEIKDTNITITSLLPGATATDFFHKADMEEATLVQKGDLADPEQVAKDGYKALMSGELKVVSGWKNKAQVVMSGILPDKAVAAMSEKQNKPAE
- a CDS encoding MFS transporter; amino-acid sequence: MNLTPSEAPLTEHQVKKGLNLIVKDGLMAEAMATFTGGAFLVSYALKLGASNFQIGLLASMPTLTNLFQLLAIYLIYLIGNRRKLSVATSLFARLPLLFISLIPFLFSPSTGLSLLILFLSFHYILGAISGCSWNSWMKDLVPEDQLGTYFSNRSRLIQMLNVALSLACAFFLDFIKSKFPQWEMNTYSIMFFLGGLAGLYGVYIVSKVPEPKLAAIKTNVFRLFKTPFKEKNFRNLLIFNSFWAFAVNLAAPFFSVYLLKMLNLPLSYVIGFSILSQATNILFIRVWGKYSDKYSNKTILRICGPIYLCCIFAFTFTTMPHAHGLTLPLLVLIYMFNGISVAGINLSLTNIGMKLAPKEGEATAFLTIRGLTNAFFAGIAPIIGGYFVDFFSKRELSFNFEWKAPDGDFVLHTLNIQTWDFFFLFAFLLGIVALYRLSYVKEKGDVHQKVVINEISSSFRKELKSNAMFQGIKSMFYIPFSFFSILKRKRRIYKYKVKKKATSGVSKLVSISESPKGHHSKESKLIKA
- a CDS encoding glycosyltransferase family 9 protein, whose amino-acid sequence is MENFKDWQNIRNILCIRLDNMGDVLMTTPAFKALKEGFPERKITLLTSSSGKAIAQFIPTIDRIIVFDTPWVKNIGEISTMQTLEMIEFLRNEKYDGAIIFTVYSQNPLPAAMLCHLAGIPRVLGYCRENPYKLISDWVPETEPLTEIKHEVTRQLDLVGYTGSFTTNKELNICLPEYYDTNLTELMKRKGIMENEYIVIHPGASEEKRMFCLEKFSEATLLMINSLGLPVVVTGNKEERNLAEVIENKTNNKVFNLAGELNLGEFISLIKKAKVVVSNNTGSVHIAAATQTPVVVLYALTNPQHAPWCVPHEVLPFDVPLDTQSKNTIISYAYKKSFVNKPKEITPEVILSAVKQLIKPSREPNLTILVQT
- the rfaE2 gene encoding D-glycero-beta-D-manno-heptose 1-phosphate adenylyltransferase, with translation MNNQYYNLIGNFEGKKILIVGDAILDTYIKGYSERLSREAPVPIINVEEQIHECGGAANTAINCSALGAEVIFITVLGKDNDGKELIDVLKSNKINTDYIIQEKNRSTLSKRRVTASSSILLRIDEGNTDSISSETESVLYDRIKKIYHSVDAVILSDYGYGILTESVIKHLRKLKSEKEKIFVIDSKDLKKFKSIQPKAVKPNYEETVTLLNLSKITNNARIKQVSVKGEKLLEVTGAEVVISTMDADGSFLFEKGKEPFWIKAIPGDNRNAIGAGDTFISAFALSLCCKNDAKAALEIASAAASIVVQKEGTCSCSAEELKGYFSGNPKYFNSLLSLVGKIEKFRVSGKKIVFTNGCFDILHKGHIDLLNQAKSFGDILIVGLNSDISIKRLKGEDRPINSLEDRISVLSGLATIDFIISFEEDSPSKIIQAIKPDFFVKGGDYKTKIIPEASIVNEFGGEVRVVGFIEDKSTTNIINKIKDSSPSSKAV
- a CDS encoding D-glycero-alpha-D-manno-heptose-1,7-bisphosphate 7-phosphatase, whose amino-acid sequence is MERAIFLDKDGTLIKDIPYNVDTKKIVVFENAFKGLKELQDMGFKIIVVTNQSGVGLGYCKEEEVKNVGEYLFTYLNRFSIRLDGYYYCPHHPGSTHPEYRRDCSCRKPKEGMILTAANIHDINLSNSWMIGDILNDVEAGSRAGCKTILINNGNETEWLLGPYRRPDFVAENLKDALESIVDLNRKLKV